One Methanocella sp. DNA window includes the following coding sequences:
- a CDS encoding DUF6293 family protein has product MSKPGVHIIPAGLEYDRVVKPLLKDFTVSKAYLLINENLGKDFGKQKEIIDRFRRSIKKVPIEWEEIEVDIYDFNKTFQTVYSLINKEALAGNPVYINISSSPKILLVALIMAAFMNKEHGEVELFYVEPEKYYDGEVVHAIMQLLDKKADEKNIVNNLRELAKEIEAHGMAAGEARIHEFPPFPIAEITDIEYDMLRVIRDANVPSTKDQDLAGQGSVSSIKELKERLDDKLGKVTPRSNVKYYLDNLQRMGLVRTERDKKELNIRLTKVGELFADTKGSA; this is encoded by the coding sequence ATGTCTAAGCCAGGCGTCCATATCATACCCGCCGGTCTGGAGTACGACCGTGTTGTAAAGCCTTTATTAAAGGATTTTACCGTATCGAAAGCATATTTATTGATCAACGAGAACCTGGGCAAGGATTTCGGCAAGCAGAAAGAGATCATCGACAGGTTCAGGCGCTCGATAAAGAAGGTCCCTATCGAATGGGAAGAAATCGAAGTCGATATTTACGATTTTAATAAAACGTTCCAGACGGTCTATTCTCTTATTAATAAGGAAGCCCTGGCGGGTAATCCGGTCTACATTAACATTTCTTCGTCGCCGAAGATCCTGCTGGTCGCCCTGATAATGGCGGCGTTCATGAATAAGGAGCACGGTGAAGTTGAGCTTTTTTACGTGGAGCCCGAGAAATATTACGATGGCGAGGTGGTCCATGCTATCATGCAGCTTCTCGATAAGAAGGCGGATGAGAAGAATATCGTCAATAATCTGAGGGAGCTTGCGAAGGAGATAGAGGCGCATGGCATGGCCGCAGGGGAGGCTCGTATCCATGAGTTCCCGCCTTTCCCTATTGCGGAGATTACGGATATCGAGTATGATATGCTGAGAGTCATCCGGGACGCTAATGTGCCTTCGACTAAGGACCAGGATCTGGCGGGCCAGGGCAGCGTAAGCTCGATAAAAGAGCTGAAAGAGCGGCTGGACGATAAGCTCGGGAAAGTGACTCCCAGGTCGAACGTGAAGTATTACCTGGATAACCTGCAGAGGATGGGCCTGGTGAGGACGGAGAGGGATAAGAAAGAATTGAATATCAGGCTTACGAAGGTCGGAGAGCTGTTCGCTGACACGAAAGGTTCAGCTTAG